Proteins co-encoded in one Oxyura jamaicensis isolate SHBP4307 breed ruddy duck chromosome 7, BPBGC_Ojam_1.0, whole genome shotgun sequence genomic window:
- the LOC118169600 gene encoding uncharacterized protein LOC118169600 — protein MQTGGRLDSRMRCQPGSSPVPRGQGGRGLHFIAINCRRDKAARPAALRWRLVSSRVSSQRHSDSCGVNACVSTYMCLCSHLCRLCRRIAAEPVTADGTGLAVTGAEVAAAAAVGRDGRRHQLQPSTGSWELPPKRRQGAGVPWGWLTAAGTVEGGPACSPGGCPAPHSPSQRGPMSLPYGWSRTAAGQSPTRLGAQTCAALAPCSRMPPAAALRVGLGSRAGGNSSRVRGCCSSSPAPMTAALVQTRKEGTLGWWSWLSAVLPCPSLGLGWHFLPCTAPVRCGLLAGPLAVPKSPWHGAAWGYPGVHAACSEPAVEVLCSVYRFPSPMPGL, from the exons ATGCAGACTGGGGGCCGCCTGGACAGCAGGATGCGGTGTCAGCCTGGTTCTTCTCCTGTCCCGAGGGGACAGGGTGGTCGTGGGCTCCATTTTATTGCCATCAATTGCCGAAGAGACAAAGCTGCCCGGCCAGCGGCTTTGCGGTGGCGCCTTGTGTCCAGCCGTGTGTCGAGCCAACGCCACTCTGACTCTTGTGGGGTGAATGCGTGTGTGAGTACATACATGTGTCTGTGTTCACATCTGTGTCGTCTGTGCCGGAGGATCGCTGCAGAGCCTGTGACAGCGGACGGGACGGGACTAGCAGTGACGGGCGCGGAGGTGGCGGCGGCAGCTGCTGTTGGCAGAGACGGGAGAAGGCACCAGCTCCAGCCGTCcacggggagctgggagctgcctccGAAACGAAGGCAGGGAGCTGGTGTCCCCTGGGGATGGCTGACTGCAGCAGGAACTGTCGAAGGGG gccctgcctgcagccctggggggtGCCCAGCACCGCATTCCCCCTCCCAAAGAGGACCAATGTCGCTCCCCTACGGCTGGAGCAGGACAGCAGCGGGGCAGTCGCCCACCCGTCTCGGTGCGCAGACGTGTGCTGCCCTAGCACCCTGCAGCAGGatgcccccagctgctgctctgcgtGTCGGGCTGGGATCTAGAGCTGGTGGGAACAGCTCCAGGGTGcggggatgctgcagctcctccccGGCTCCCATGACGGCTGCCCTGGTGCAGACACGCAAGGAGGGGACCTTGGGGTGGTGGTCCTGGCTCTCTGCTGTCCTTCCGTGCCCTAGCTTGGGGCTAGGGTGGCACTTtctgccctgcacagcacctGTAAGATGTGGGCTGCTCGCAGGCCCTCTCGCAGTGCCAAAGAGCCCCTGGCATGGTGCAGCCTGGGGTTACCCAGGAGTGCACGCAGCCTGCTCGGAGCCCGCGGTGGAGGTCTTGTGCTCTGTGTATCGATTCCCTTCCCCTATGCCCGGTTTGTAA
- the ATG9A gene encoding autophagy-related protein 9A has product MAQLETQYQRLESSSTESPPGGGDLLVHVPEGAKSPWHHIENLDLFFSRVYNLHQKNGFTCMLIGEIFELMQFIFVVAFTTFLISCVDYDILFANKAVNHSQHPSEPIKVTLPDAFLPPNVCSARIQANSFLICILVIAGVFWIHRLVKFIYNICCYWEIHSFYINALRIPMSNLPYYTWQEVQARIVQIQKEHQICIHKKELTELDIYHRILRFKNYMVAMVNKSLLPIRFRLPLLGDTVFYTRGLKYNFELIFFWGPGSLFENEWSLKAEYKRAGNRLELAEKLSTRILWIGIANFLLCPLILIWQILYAFFSYTEILKREPGSLGARCWSLYGRCYLRHFNELDHELHSRLSKGYKPASKYMNCFISPLLTIVAKNVAFFAGSILAVLIALTIYDEDVLAVEHVLTTVTLLGVGITVCRSFIPDQHLVFCPEQLLRVILAHIHYMPDHWQGNAHRYETRDEFAQLFQYKAVFILEELLSPIITPLILIICLRPKSLDIVDFFRNFTVEVVGVGDTCSFAQMDVRQHGHPAWMSAGKTEASIYQQAEDGKTELSLMHFAITNPKWQPPRESTAFIGFLKERVHRDSSVALAQQAVLPENALFSSIQSLQSESEPHSLIANVIAGSSALGFHMGRDGQASRHLSEVASALRSFSPLQSAQQPPSGFQMAGRDGEGTQPRGASAMTASGADARTVSSGSSAWEGQLQSMILSEYASTEMSLHALYMHELHKQHAQLEPERHTWHRRESDESGESTHEELDAQRGAPVPIPRSASYPFSSPRQPAEETSTLQTGFQRRYGGITDPGTVHRAPSHFSRLPLGGWAEDGQAARHPEPVPEESSEDELPPQIHKV; this is encoded by the exons ATGGCCCAGCTGGAGACGCAGTACCAGCGGCTGGAGAGCTCCTCCACGGAGTCCCCGCCCGGCGGCGGAGACCTCCTGGTGCACGTCCCGGAGGGAGCCAAGT CTCCGTGGCACCACATAGAGAACCTGGACCTCTTCTTCTCTCGG GTCTATAACCTGCATCAGAAGAATGGCTTCACCTGCATGCTCATCGGGGAGATCTTTGAGCTCAT GCAGTTCATCTTCGTGGTGGCGTTCACCACCTTTCTTATCAGCTGTGTTGATTATGACATCCTTTTTGCCAACAAGGCAGTAAATCACAGCCAGCATCCAAGTGAGCCCATTAAGGTGACTCTACCAGATGCCTTCCTGCCTCCAAATGTCTGCAGTGCAAG AATCCAGGCAAACAGCTTCCTCATCTGCATCCTGGTGATAGCTGGAGTTTTCTGGATCCACCGGCTTGTcaaatttatttacaatatttgCTGCTACTGGGAGATTCACTCTTTCTACATCAACGCCCTCAGAATCCCCATG TCCAACCTGCCCTACTACACCTGGCAGGAGGTGCAGGCCCGCATCGTGCAGATCCAGAAGGAGCACCAGATCTGCATCCACAAGAAGGAGCTGACAGAGCTGGACATCTACCACCGCATCCTCCGCTTCAAGAACTACATGGTGGCCATGGTGAACAAGTCGCTGCTGCCCATCCGCTTCCGCCTGCCCCTGCTGGGAGACACCGTCTTCTACACACGGGGGCTCAAGTACAACTTCGAGCTCATCTTCTTCTGGGGGCCTGGCTCTCTCTTCGAGAACGAGTGGAGCCTCAAGGCCGAGTACAAACGGGCTGGGAACCGCCTGGAGCTGGCCGAGAAGCTCAGCACTCGCATCCTCTGGATTGGCATCGCCAacttcctcctctgccctctCATCCTCATCTGGCAGATCCTCTACGCCTTCTTCAGCTACACGGAGATCCTGAAGCGGGAGCCGGGCAGCCTGGGTGCCCGCTGCTGGTCTCTCTACGGCCGCTGTTACCTCCGTCACTTCAACGAGCTGGACCACGAACTGCACTCGCGCCTCAGCAAAGGCTACAAGCCAGCTTCCAAGTACATGAACTGCTTCATCTCCCCGCTCCTCACCATCGTGGCCAAGAACGTGGCCTTCTTTGCTGGCTCCATCCTGGCCGTGCTCATCGCTCTCACCATCTACGACGAAGACGTGCTGGCTGTCGAGCACGTCCTGACCACGGTCACCCTGCTCGGGGTGGGCATCACGGTGTGCAG GTCCTTCATCCCCGACCAGCACCTGGTGTtttgcccagagcagctgctgcgGGTCATCCTGGCGCACATCCACTACATGCCTGACCACTGGCAGGGCAATGCCCACCGCTATGAGACCAGGGACGAGTTTGCCCAGCTCTTCCAGTACAAAGCG GTCTTCATCCTGGAGGAGCTCCTGAGCCCCATCATTACCCCCCTGATCCTCATCATCTGCCTGCGGCCCAAGTCCTTGGACATCGTCGATTTTTTCCGCAACTTCACCGTGGAGGTGGTGGGTGTGGGTGACACCTGCTCCTTCGCCCAGATGGACGTGCGCCAGCATGGCCACCCGGCG TGGATGTCAGCAGGAAAGACGGAGGCCTCCATTTACCAGCAGGCGGAGGATGGCAAGACGGAGCTGTCCCTCATGCACTTCGCCATCACCAACCCCAAGTGGCAGCCACCCCGCGAGAGCACGGCCTTCATCGGCTTCCTCAAGGAGCGGGTGCACCGCGACAGCAGCGTGGCACTGGCCCAGCAGGCTGTGCTCCCCGAAAACGCCCTCTTCAGCTCCATCCAGTCCCTGCAGTCAGAGTCGGAG CCTCACAGCCTGATTGCCAATGTGATAGCGGGCTCCTCGGCGCTGGGCTTCCACATGGGCCGTGATGGACAGGCTTCTCGCCACCTCTCCGAAGTGGCCTCGGCCCTGCGTTCCTTCTCCCCGCTCCAGtctgcccagcagccccccagtgGCTTCCAGATGGCAGGAAGGGACGGAGAGGGTACCCAGCCTCGGGGTGCCAGTGCCATGACGGCCTCTGG TGCTGATGCGAGGACCGTGAGCTCAGGGAGCAGTGCCTGGGAGGGTCAGCTGCAGAGCATGATTCTGTCAGAGTATGCCTCCACCGAGATGAGTCTCCACGCGCTCTACATGCACGAG ctgcacaaGCAGCACGCCCAGCTGGAGCCCGAGCGGCACACTTGGCACCGGCGGGAGAGCGACGAGAGCGGCGAGAGCACCCACGAGGAGCTGGATGCTCAGCGGGgtgcccctgtccccatccctcgCTCTGCCAGCTACCCCTTTTCCTCGCCACGGCAGCCCGCTGAGGAGACGTCCACGCTGCAGACTGGCTTCCAGCGGCGCTACGGTGGCATCACAG ACCCAGGCACAGTGCACAGAGCCCCGTCACACTTCTCCCGCCTCCCGCTGGGAGGCTGGGCTGAGGACGGGCAAGCAGCGAGACACCCGGAGCCCGTGCCAGAGGAGAGCTCGGAGGATGAGCTTCCACCGCAGATCCACAAG GTATAG
- the ANKZF1 gene encoding ankyrin repeat and zinc finger domain-containing protein 1 isoform X2 has product MAAPRSRSVFLAAQDPALLHGLSLVTRFASAGHGQAAASPGEEKGGGVPEVPEGMWCSACAQRFGSREEQIEHYRLDWHRFNLKQRLLGRRTLPMEVFEEKTSAGDISSISGSDSESSDASSESELQPPASSSPGTPQLPRSHKVLLRNASGQLISAYRCVLSTGKGGSEEPEELTASLQSLSTNTCWVVLMMGGGHFAGAVFRGPQVQEHKTFHRYTVRARRGTAQSLRDAQTPGSAPRSAGASLRRYNEAALLKDIQDLLAAWAQHLKEAQRIFLRAPRHNRALLFGGRNPPLSRGDPRICHIPLSTRRATLREVLRVHAALATLQVYGKDTPLEDIIGSPRKGWQKQQRAAETDPLQKDASAPEDEVEEEEESPAGELETVEVTLGTLDLREFEVMPKRNRKRRKKRNKKVENGPHAEETGCSDTQGGQPGPELVAELQEEAGAEPLPWAGGDPQTQLRDTLFTACKTGDVGTLQHLLGVPESRAPLGDSEDGEDTQHLDLPCSLLNQPLDEHGFTLLHVAARAGKAEAVRLLLEAGADPALRDRQERTPYCVSADKPTRNTFRKFMVDHPDKYDYSRAKVPGPLTLEMEAKKLEKKRAQKAQRKQREQAQREERQRWEQEEGEKQRFAALSDREKRALAAERRLAEQKQDGGTTISNISRCWHCGESLLGRVPFHYLDFSFCSTACLQTHRRARAGHT; this is encoded by the exons ATGGCGGCGCCCCGCAGCCGCTCCGTTTTCCTCGCAGCCCAGGACCCTGCGCTCCTGCACGGGCTGTCCCTCGTCACCCGCTTCGCCTCGGCAGGGCACG GgcaagctgctgccagccccggcgAGGAGAAGGGCGGCGGGGTGCCCGAGGTGCCCGAGGGGATGTGGTGCTCAGCCTGCGCCCAGCGCTTCGGCAGCCGGGAGGAGCAG ATCGAGCACTACCGTCTCGACTGGCACCGCTTCAACCTGAAGCAGCGGCTCCTGGGGCGCCGGACGCTGCCCATGGAGGTGTTTGAGGAGAAAACCAGCGCAG gtGACATTTCCAGCATCTCGGGGTCTGATTCAGAGAGCTCTGATGCAAGCAGCGAGTCAGaactgcagccccctgccagcagcagccccgggacCCCCCAGCTGCCCCGCTCCCACAAGGTGCTGCTGCGCAACGCCAGCGGCCAGCTCATCTCCGCCTACCGCTGCGTGCTGAGCACTGGGAAG GGTGGCAGTGAGGAGCCAGAGGAGTTGACAGCGTCACTGCAGAGCCTCAGCACAAACACGTGCTGGGTTGTGCTGATGATGGGTGGCGGGCACTTCGCAGGAGCTGTGTTCCGAGG cccccaggtgcaGGAACACAAGACCTTCCACCGCTACACAGTGCGAGCCCGGCGGGGCACAGCCCAGAGCCTCCGGGACGCCCAGACCCCAGGGTCAGCACCCAGGTCGGCTGGAGCCTCCCTGCGGCGTTACAACGAGGCTGCGTTGCTCAAG GATATTCAGgacctgctggcagcctgggcaCAGCACCTGAAGGAGGCTCAGCGCATCTTCCTCCGGGCCCCCCGTCACAACCGGGCGCTGCTCTTTGGCGGCAGGAACCCCCCGCTCAGCCGGGGCGACCCCCGCATCTGCCACATCCCCCTCAGCACCCGCAGGGCCACCCTGCGGGAGGTGCTGCGAGTTCACGCCGCGCTGGCCACCCTGCAGGTGTACG GGAAGGACACGCCACTGGAGGACATCATCGGGTCCCCCCGGAAAGggtggcagaagcagcagcggGCAGCTGAGACGGATCCCCTGCAAAAGGACGCAAGTG CCCCAGAGGATGAGgtagaagaggaggaagagagccCTGCAGGGGAACTGGAGACTGTGGAAGTGACTTTGGGGACCTTAGACCTCCGGGAGTTCGAAGTGATGCCCAAGCGAAACCGCAAacggaggaagaagaggaacaaGAAAGTGGAGAATG GGCCCCACGCTGAGGAGACGGGATGCTCTGATACCCAGGGTGGGCAGCCAGGCCcggagctggtggcagagctgcaggaagaggctggggctgagccccttCCCTGGGCTGGAG GAGACCCTCAGACCCAGCTCCGCGATACCCTGTTCACAGCCTGCAAGAcaggggatgtggggacacTACAGCACCTCCTAGGTGTGCCAGAGAGCAGGGCCCCCTTGGGAGACAGCGAGGACGGGGAGGATACACAGCACCTGGatctgccctgctccctgctcaaCCAGCCCTTGGACGAGCACGGCTTCACCCTGCTTCACGTGGCTGCGCGTGCGGGAAAGGCTGAGGCTGTGCgcctgctgctggaagcaggagcTGACCCTGCGCTCAG AGACCGTCAGGAGAGGACCCCCTACTGTGTCTCTGCTGACAAACCGACCCGCAACACCTTCCGCAAATTCATGGTGGACCATCCAGACAAGTACGACTACAGCCGTGCCAAG GTGCCAGGACCCCTGACCCTGGAGATGGAGGCCaaaaaactggagaaaaagcGGGCCCAGAAAGCCCAGCggaagcagagggagcaggCGCAGCGGGAGGAGCGGCAGcgctgggagcaggaggagggggagaagcagCGGTTTGCAGCCCTGTCCGACAGGGAGAAG AGGGCCCTGGCTGCTGAGCGGAGGCTGGCCGAACAGAAGCAGGATGGTGGCACAACCATTTCCAACATCAG TCGCTGCTGGCACTGCGGGGAGTCCCTGCTGGGCCGGGTTCCCTTCCACTACCTCGACTTCTCCTTCTGTTCCACGGCCTGCCTGCAAACCCACCGGCGGGCCCGGGCTGGCCACACGTAA
- the ANKZF1 gene encoding ankyrin repeat and zinc finger domain-containing protein 1 isoform X1, translated as MAAPRSRSVFLAAQDPALLHGLSLVTRFASAGHGQAAASPGEEKGGGVPEVPEGMWCSACAQRFGSREEQIEHYRLDWHRFNLKQRLLGRRTLPMEVFEEKTSAGDISSISGSDSESSDASSESELQPPASSSPGTPQLPRSHKVLLRNASGQLISAYRCVLSTGKGGSEEPEELTASLQSLSTNTCWVVLMMGGGHFAGAVFRGPQVQEHKTFHRYTVRARRGTAQSLRDAQTPGSAPRSAGASLRRYNEAALLKDIQDLLAAWAQHLKEAQRIFLRAPRHNRALLFGGRNPPLSRGDPRICHIPLSTRRATLREVLRVHAALATLQVYGKDTPLEDIIGSPRKGWQKQQRAAETDPLQKDASALVLSAPEDEVEEEEESPAGELETVEVTLGTLDLREFEVMPKRNRKRRKKRNKKVENGPHAEETGCSDTQGGQPGPELVAELQEEAGAEPLPWAGGDPQTQLRDTLFTACKTGDVGTLQHLLGVPESRAPLGDSEDGEDTQHLDLPCSLLNQPLDEHGFTLLHVAARAGKAEAVRLLLEAGADPALRDRQERTPYCVSADKPTRNTFRKFMVDHPDKYDYSRAKVPGPLTLEMEAKKLEKKRAQKAQRKQREQAQREERQRWEQEEGEKQRFAALSDREKRALAAERRLAEQKQDGGTTISNISRCWHCGESLLGRVPFHYLDFSFCSTACLQTHRRARAGHT; from the exons ATGGCGGCGCCCCGCAGCCGCTCCGTTTTCCTCGCAGCCCAGGACCCTGCGCTCCTGCACGGGCTGTCCCTCGTCACCCGCTTCGCCTCGGCAGGGCACG GgcaagctgctgccagccccggcgAGGAGAAGGGCGGCGGGGTGCCCGAGGTGCCCGAGGGGATGTGGTGCTCAGCCTGCGCCCAGCGCTTCGGCAGCCGGGAGGAGCAG ATCGAGCACTACCGTCTCGACTGGCACCGCTTCAACCTGAAGCAGCGGCTCCTGGGGCGCCGGACGCTGCCCATGGAGGTGTTTGAGGAGAAAACCAGCGCAG gtGACATTTCCAGCATCTCGGGGTCTGATTCAGAGAGCTCTGATGCAAGCAGCGAGTCAGaactgcagccccctgccagcagcagccccgggacCCCCCAGCTGCCCCGCTCCCACAAGGTGCTGCTGCGCAACGCCAGCGGCCAGCTCATCTCCGCCTACCGCTGCGTGCTGAGCACTGGGAAG GGTGGCAGTGAGGAGCCAGAGGAGTTGACAGCGTCACTGCAGAGCCTCAGCACAAACACGTGCTGGGTTGTGCTGATGATGGGTGGCGGGCACTTCGCAGGAGCTGTGTTCCGAGG cccccaggtgcaGGAACACAAGACCTTCCACCGCTACACAGTGCGAGCCCGGCGGGGCACAGCCCAGAGCCTCCGGGACGCCCAGACCCCAGGGTCAGCACCCAGGTCGGCTGGAGCCTCCCTGCGGCGTTACAACGAGGCTGCGTTGCTCAAG GATATTCAGgacctgctggcagcctgggcaCAGCACCTGAAGGAGGCTCAGCGCATCTTCCTCCGGGCCCCCCGTCACAACCGGGCGCTGCTCTTTGGCGGCAGGAACCCCCCGCTCAGCCGGGGCGACCCCCGCATCTGCCACATCCCCCTCAGCACCCGCAGGGCCACCCTGCGGGAGGTGCTGCGAGTTCACGCCGCGCTGGCCACCCTGCAGGTGTACG GGAAGGACACGCCACTGGAGGACATCATCGGGTCCCCCCGGAAAGggtggcagaagcagcagcggGCAGCTGAGACGGATCCCCTGCAAAAGGACGCAAGTG CCCTTGTCCTTTCAGCCCCAGAGGATGAGgtagaagaggaggaagagagccCTGCAGGGGAACTGGAGACTGTGGAAGTGACTTTGGGGACCTTAGACCTCCGGGAGTTCGAAGTGATGCCCAAGCGAAACCGCAAacggaggaagaagaggaacaaGAAAGTGGAGAATG GGCCCCACGCTGAGGAGACGGGATGCTCTGATACCCAGGGTGGGCAGCCAGGCCcggagctggtggcagagctgcaggaagaggctggggctgagccccttCCCTGGGCTGGAG GAGACCCTCAGACCCAGCTCCGCGATACCCTGTTCACAGCCTGCAAGAcaggggatgtggggacacTACAGCACCTCCTAGGTGTGCCAGAGAGCAGGGCCCCCTTGGGAGACAGCGAGGACGGGGAGGATACACAGCACCTGGatctgccctgctccctgctcaaCCAGCCCTTGGACGAGCACGGCTTCACCCTGCTTCACGTGGCTGCGCGTGCGGGAAAGGCTGAGGCTGTGCgcctgctgctggaagcaggagcTGACCCTGCGCTCAG AGACCGTCAGGAGAGGACCCCCTACTGTGTCTCTGCTGACAAACCGACCCGCAACACCTTCCGCAAATTCATGGTGGACCATCCAGACAAGTACGACTACAGCCGTGCCAAG GTGCCAGGACCCCTGACCCTGGAGATGGAGGCCaaaaaactggagaaaaagcGGGCCCAGAAAGCCCAGCggaagcagagggagcaggCGCAGCGGGAGGAGCGGCAGcgctgggagcaggaggagggggagaagcagCGGTTTGCAGCCCTGTCCGACAGGGAGAAG AGGGCCCTGGCTGCTGAGCGGAGGCTGGCCGAACAGAAGCAGGATGGTGGCACAACCATTTCCAACATCAG TCGCTGCTGGCACTGCGGGGAGTCCCTGCTGGGCCGGGTTCCCTTCCACTACCTCGACTTCTCCTTCTGTTCCACGGCCTGCCTGCAAACCCACCGGCGGGCCCGGGCTGGCCACACGTAA